The Vibrio metoecus sequence GATCAGACTCAAACGCATCGCTGACATTTCAGCAGAAATTGGGTTTGGTAGGATCAGCGCATCAACACCCGGTACAACCAGTTTCTGCTGCTCAGGCTCAACGAAGCTGTAGGTGATCGCTTCTTGGTAACCACGGTCAACCAGCAAGTCGCGTACACGCTTCAGCGGTAATTTCGCTTCGTTATGCAGGTTCATGTTCAACGCAGCCACAGGAGCTTGGTTAGGAATGTTGTTGTAACCGTAGATGCGGCCTACTTCTTCCACCAAATCTTGCTCGATAGCAATATCAAAACGCCATGTTGGCGCAGTCGCTTGCCAGCCTTCTGCGGTAGTCGCCACTTGCATGCCCAGACGCTCAAGAATTTCTACCACGTCCGCATCCGGAATCGCATGACCCAGCAGTTTGTCGAGCTTGCTACGACGCAGTGTCACTTGGTTTGGTTTTGGTAAATCGGCCGCTGATTCTGCGGCTACCACTGGCGCAACGTCACCACCACAGATCTCAACCAGCAGCTGCGTTGCACGCTCCATCGCCGCGTGTTGCAGAGCGTAGTCAACGCCACGTTCAAAACGCATTGAAGAATCGGTGTGTAGGCCGTAGCTACGTGCACGACCACGAATATGGTCTGGTGCGAAGAACGCACACTCAAGTAATACATCTTTGGTGTCAGTGCTGACGCCAGAATGCTCGCCACCGAACACACCAGCAATCGCCAGCGCTTTTTGTTGGTCAGCAATCACTAGCGTATCTGCGTTCAATTTGGCTTCTGAGCCATCAAGTAGAGTCAGTTTTTCATCTTGCTCAGCCAGACGAACCACTATTCCGCCTTCAATCTTCGCCAGATCAAACGCGTGCATCGGTTGACCTTGTTCCAGCATCACGAAGTTAGTGATATCAACCACCGGATCGATAGAGCGGATACCACAACGACGCAGTTTTTCTTGCATCCACAGTGGCGTTTGCGCTTGAACGTTCACGTTCTTCACGATACGACCAAGGTAACGTGGACACGCCGCTGGTGCTTTCACGTCAATTGCAATCGTATCATTAATGGTCGCAGCAATCGCATTCACCGCAGGCGCAGTCACGTCCGCACGGTTCAGTACGCCCACTTCACGAGCTAAACCACGGATGCTGAAACAGTCCGCGCGGTTAGACGTCAAATCCACATCGATAGTCACATCGTTCAGTGACAGAAAATCGCGGAAATCCATACCAATTGGTGCGTTTTCAGCCAGTTCCATGATGCCGTTCGATTCAACATCGATACCCAGCTCAGAGAATGAACAAAGCATACCGTGTGACGGTTGGCCACGCAGTTTGGCTTTCTTAATTTTGAAATCGCCTGGCAGCGTCGCGCCTACGGTTGCCACTGCAACTTTCAGACCTTGACGACAGTTGGCTGCACCACACACGATGTCCAGAAGCTCTTCTTCGCCCACATCGACTTTGGTGACGCGCAGTTTGTCGGCATCTGGGTGTTGAGCACACTCAACCACGTGACCCACTTTTACGCCGTCGAACACACCAGCCACTGCCAGTACGTCGTCCACTTCCAGACCCGCCATTGTAATTTGGTGGGTTAATTCGTCAGTGGTAATTGCCGGGTTAACCCACTCACGAAGCCATGATTCGCTGAATTTCATTGTATATACCTCTTGGGAACCCTGAATTATTTGAACTGTTTTAGGAAACGCAGATCGTTTTCGAAGAATGCACGCAGGTCATTCACGCCGTAGCGGAGCATGGTTAAACGCTCAACGCCCATACCAAACGCGAAACCTGAGTATTTCTCAGGGTCGATGCCTACGCTGCGCAGTACATTTGGGTGCACCATACCGCAGCCTAGCACTTCTAGCCATTTGCCGTTTTTACCTTTCACATCCACTTCCGCTGAAGGCTCAGTGAACGGGAAGTAAGACGGACGGAAACGCACTTCAAGATCTTCTTCGAAGAAGTTACACAGGAAGTCATGCAGGATGCCTTTCAGCTGTGCGAAGTTAACGTTTTCATCAACCAGCATACCTTCCACTTGGTGGAACATTGGTGTATGCGTTTGGTCGTAGTCGTTACGGTAAACACGGCCTGGGGCGATGAAACGCAGTGGCGGCTGACGCTCTTCCAGAGTACGGATTTGCACGCCAGAAGTGTGAGTACGCAACATCAGCTTCGGATTGAAGAAGAAAGTATCGTGATCAGTACGCGCTGGGTGATCCGCG is a genomic window containing:
- the pheT gene encoding phenylalanine--tRNA ligase subunit beta: MKFSESWLREWVNPAITTDELTHQITMAGLEVDDVLAVAGVFDGVKVGHVVECAQHPDADKLRVTKVDVGEEELLDIVCGAANCRQGLKVAVATVGATLPGDFKIKKAKLRGQPSHGMLCSFSELGIDVESNGIMELAENAPIGMDFRDFLSLNDVTIDVDLTSNRADCFSIRGLAREVGVLNRADVTAPAVNAIAATINDTIAIDVKAPAACPRYLGRIVKNVNVQAQTPLWMQEKLRRCGIRSIDPVVDITNFVMLEQGQPMHAFDLAKIEGGIVVRLAEQDEKLTLLDGSEAKLNADTLVIADQQKALAIAGVFGGEHSGVSTDTKDVLLECAFFAPDHIRGRARSYGLHTDSSMRFERGVDYALQHAAMERATQLLVEICGGDVAPVVAAESAADLPKPNQVTLRRSKLDKLLGHAIPDADVVEILERLGMQVATTAEGWQATAPTWRFDIAIEQDLVEEVGRIYGYNNIPNQAPVAALNMNLHNEAKLPLKRVRDLLVDRGYQEAITYSFVEPEQQKLVVPGVDALILPNPISAEMSAMRLSLIQGLLNTVVHNQKRQQPRVRLFEYGLRFIPDAAAENGMRQEPMLAGVISGARGEEHWNMETATVDFFDMKGDLEAVLELTAKGKAYSFAATKHPALHPGQAAAIMVDGKAIGVIGTVHPELERKFGLNGRTIVFEIEWNAINTRVIPEAAAISKFPANRRDIALVVDGNIASGDIVEACRVAGGELLKDAKLFDVYVGKGVEEGKKSLAIALTLQSVERTLEEADIAAAVEAIVQAVSAQFGAALRD
- the pheS gene encoding phenylalanine--tRNA ligase subunit alpha, which codes for MQHLQEIIANATAAINAAESLVALDEVRVQYLGKKGELTVQLQSLGKLPPEERRTAGQEINVAKEAVQKALAERKDALQSAELEAKLAAETIDVTLPGRRIENGGLHPVTRTIERIESFFGELGFTVESGPEIEDDFHNFDALNIAADHPARTDHDTFFFNPKLMLRTHTSGVQIRTLEERQPPLRFIAPGRVYRNDYDQTHTPMFHQVEGMLVDENVNFAQLKGILHDFLCNFFEEDLEVRFRPSYFPFTEPSAEVDVKGKNGKWLEVLGCGMVHPNVLRSVGIDPEKYSGFAFGMGVERLTMLRYGVNDLRAFFENDLRFLKQFK